The Cystobacter fuscus DSM 2262 genome contains a region encoding:
- a CDS encoding Tox-REase-5 domain-containing protein, which yields MSIRRQVGAVLLALVVGVLLEGCATGHPRGSLGRGVGRHSSPSAPVEDRGGAGGFPEEVVDAFQAVQEASGLGEEFRHPAGAALYLEQARQLLRGLARTPVTHRSFAPRRVLFWLLREVLEGGERVEYADLKWRTERFWLLVMVRPDGYLVAALTGEPLQRMGPLRLVGGEWRVGALAVGDFYFSRGGVFYAVNDALRRGDGLPLSELGLGRDPLSAALDGAQDAVGEMAVALAQSILHPIRTLEDLTQLPGTVASLIAASPEYFAHYGAMSWEDQIREAARLSTHVIMMLGGAEASLGRMGGLGAELPVLSLSARGELVLSGAVVAGGMVTSTAGMDLGALSILHMAAKRPGRTGGASAKVGKPAQTVAAKGPGKWTYKKPTIESKQALDYQEQVTGRPAWYVYMVGKMEFDGFNGKELLEAKGASYKNFLMKDGTAQPWFEGGKGFKGLMEQAEKQSQLAKTLKLPLVWHVAEAEFAKFLRRVFIDNGLENIEVRHTPPTQ from the coding sequence TTGTCCATTCGCCGTCAGGTCGGTGCAGTGCTCCTGGCCCTGGTCGTGGGGGTGCTTCTCGAAGGGTGTGCCACGGGTCATCCGCGCGGGAGCCTGGGACGTGGTGTCGGCCGCCATTCGTCTCCTTCCGCGCCCGTGGAGGATCGAGGAGGCGCGGGCGGTTTCCCCGAGGAGGTGGTGGACGCATTCCAGGCGGTACAGGAGGCCAGTGGCCTCGGGGAAGAGTTCCGGCACCCAGCGGGCGCGGCGCTCTACCTGGAGCAGGCCCGCCAGCTCCTGCGCGGACTGGCCAGGACGCCGGTGACGCACCGGAGCTTCGCCCCACGTCGAGTGCTGTTCTGGTTGCTGCGCGAGGTGCTCGAGGGCGGCGAGCGCGTGGAGTACGCCGACCTGAAGTGGCGGACCGAGCGCTTCTGGCTCCTGGTGATGGTTCGTCCGGACGGCTACCTGGTGGCCGCGCTCACCGGAGAGCCCCTTCAGCGCATGGGCCCACTCCGACTCGTAGGGGGCGAGTGGAGGGTGGGTGCGCTCGCGGTGGGCGACTTCTACTTCTCGCGCGGGGGAGTCTTCTATGCGGTGAACGACGCACTGCGGCGTGGGGATGGCCTGCCCCTGAGCGAGTTGGGCCTGGGGAGAGACCCGCTCAGTGCCGCGCTCGACGGGGCCCAGGATGCCGTGGGGGAGATGGCGGTGGCGCTCGCCCAGTCCATCCTGCACCCCATCCGCACCTTGGAGGACCTGACGCAACTGCCTGGCACGGTGGCGAGCCTCATCGCCGCGTCGCCGGAATACTTCGCGCACTACGGCGCCATGTCCTGGGAGGATCAGATCCGTGAGGCGGCGCGCCTGTCCACGCACGTCATCATGATGCTCGGGGGCGCGGAGGCCTCCCTGGGGCGCATGGGCGGACTGGGGGCGGAACTGCCGGTGCTGTCGCTCTCGGCCCGGGGCGAGCTGGTGCTGAGCGGCGCCGTGGTGGCGGGAGGAATGGTGACCTCCACTGCGGGAATGGACCTGGGCGCCCTCTCCATCCTCCACATGGCGGCAAAACGCCCGGGACGCACCGGTGGCGCGAGCGCCAAGGTGGGGAAGCCCGCCCAGACGGTTGCGGCGAAGGGGCCCGGCAAGTGGACGTACAAGAAACCCACCATCGAGTCCAAGCAGGCCCTGGATTACCAAGAGCAGGTGACGGGACGGCCCGCCTGGTACGTGTACATGGTGGGGAAGATGGAGTTCGACGGCTTCAACGGCAAGGAACTGCTCGAGGCCAAGGGGGCAAGCTACAAGAATTTCCTCATGAAGGATGGTACAGCCCAGCCTTGGTTCGAAGGCGGAAAGGGGTTCAAGGGGCTGATGGAACAGGCTGAAAAGCAGTCTCAGCTCGCCAAGACGCTGAAGCTGCCGCTGGTGTGGCACGTGGCCGAGGCGGAATTCGCGAAGTTTCTCCGAAGGGTCTTCATAGACAATGGTCTGGAAAACATCGAAGTCCGCCATACACCACCGACGCAGTGA
- a CDS encoding DUF1615 family protein, translating to MSALSGCAHRQAARTEPLPPRVSTEEAVRLVPANVKEREGWAEDVLAALEAHRIHPSLEAVCSVLAVIEQESGFQPNPAVPGLARIVQQKLDTYADKLGPFGPPALAALLGGKAPGEKRTFAQRLEQVRTERDLDRVFRELMEYYETEFPSTYTAAKLASALFQSGRLEDLNPITTAGSMQVSVRFSEELAGGEDDERAQRRVREELYTRGGGVYYGTARLLGYEAHYAEPVYRFADYNAGFYASRNAALQSQVSRLTGIELVADGDLLAYDKQGEPLDTDSHTLEAILTFRRRYAPDLSERRVRKDVREEKTLAFEETDTWSAIKRTYQEVTGQPPEYARLPSVVIRSPKLSGDRSTAWFAQSVNKRFQRCLGRATPATK from the coding sequence TTGAGCGCCCTGAGCGGGTGCGCCCATCGCCAGGCCGCGCGGACCGAGCCCCTTCCCCCCCGCGTCAGCACCGAGGAGGCGGTGCGGCTGGTGCCCGCGAACGTGAAGGAGCGGGAGGGTTGGGCGGAGGACGTCCTGGCGGCCCTGGAGGCCCACCGCATCCACCCCTCGCTCGAGGCGGTGTGCTCGGTGCTCGCCGTCATCGAGCAGGAGTCGGGCTTCCAGCCCAACCCGGCGGTGCCGGGCCTGGCACGCATCGTCCAGCAGAAATTGGATACCTATGCGGACAAGCTGGGGCCCTTCGGCCCTCCGGCGCTCGCGGCCCTCCTCGGGGGCAAGGCACCTGGAGAAAAGCGGACGTTCGCGCAGCGCCTGGAGCAGGTGCGCACGGAGAGGGATCTGGACCGCGTCTTCCGGGAGCTGATGGAGTATTACGAGACGGAGTTTCCCAGCACCTACACTGCGGCGAAGCTGGCCAGCGCCCTCTTCCAATCCGGGCGGCTGGAGGACCTCAACCCCATCACCACCGCGGGCTCCATGCAGGTGAGTGTGCGCTTCTCCGAGGAGCTGGCGGGAGGAGAGGACGATGAGCGCGCACAGCGGCGGGTGCGCGAGGAGCTCTACACGCGCGGCGGCGGGGTGTACTACGGCACCGCCCGGCTGCTTGGTTACGAAGCCCACTACGCCGAGCCCGTGTACCGCTTCGCGGACTACAACGCGGGCTTCTACGCCTCGCGCAACGCGGCGCTCCAGAGCCAGGTGAGCCGGCTCACCGGCATCGAGCTGGTGGCGGATGGAGATCTGCTCGCCTACGACAAACAGGGCGAGCCCCTGGACACGGACAGCCACACCCTGGAGGCCATCCTCACCTTCCGGCGGCGCTACGCCCCGGACCTGAGCGAGCGGCGGGTGCGCAAGGACGTGCGCGAGGAGAAGACGCTCGCCTTCGAGGAGACGGACACCTGGAGCGCCATCAAGCGCACGTACCAGGAGGTGACGGGCCAGCCCCCGGAGTACGCGCGGCTGCCGTCGGTGGTCATCCGCAGCCCCAAGCTCAGCGGAGACCGCTCCACGGCGTGGTTCGCCCAGTCGGTGAACAAGCGTTTCCAGCGGTGCCTGGGGCGCGCCACGCCCGCGACGAAGTAG
- a CDS encoding M16 family metallopeptidase, with protein sequence MKAWTKTALVWGLTASMAGAQQPPVAAPKPQTVQRDAARDSVKLPKARVLTLKNGALVQLVETHDVPLVSFTARLRGGALGDPEGKEGLAALTAELLQKGAGARDARQFAEAVDSVGGSLSVFPGRESLDVMGQFMSRDTALMVELLADLLQRPRFDPVELEKTRARMVSELAAEKDGDLRGLIGTYFQAFHFGAHPYGRPLGGSESSLAPLQREDVLAYARAHLGGDRLILSVVGDFDAKQLASRLEKALGGWARAASPAPVAPPTQPLKGRRVLLVDKPDATQTYFWVGNTGISRTDPSLVDVTLANTALGGRFTSLLNTALRIKSGLTYGAGSAVVTATQPGVFAVSSYTKTESTAQALDLLLEVLTGYRQRGMDAATLASTQEYMLGQFPPTLETSLQLATKFSELAFYGLDARDVDDFATRVSSAEPTRVLAALQRVVPASEDLTLVLIGKAADIRETARKYGPVTEMRLSDPFFAPRQAAGR encoded by the coding sequence ATGAAGGCGTGGACGAAGACGGCGCTCGTGTGGGGACTCACGGCGTCCATGGCGGGAGCCCAGCAGCCCCCGGTGGCCGCACCCAAGCCCCAGACGGTCCAGCGCGACGCGGCGCGAGACTCGGTGAAGCTGCCGAAGGCCCGGGTGCTGACGCTGAAGAACGGCGCCCTGGTGCAGTTGGTGGAGACCCACGACGTGCCGCTCGTGTCCTTCACCGCGCGGCTGCGCGGCGGCGCCCTGGGAGATCCCGAGGGCAAGGAGGGCTTGGCCGCGCTCACCGCCGAGCTGCTCCAGAAGGGCGCCGGCGCGCGTGATGCCCGCCAGTTCGCCGAGGCGGTGGACAGCGTGGGGGGCTCGCTCTCGGTGTTCCCGGGCCGCGAGTCGCTCGACGTGATGGGGCAGTTCATGTCGCGCGACACCGCGCTCATGGTGGAGCTGCTCGCGGACCTGCTCCAGCGGCCCCGGTTCGATCCGGTCGAGCTGGAGAAGACGCGTGCGCGCATGGTGTCGGAGCTCGCCGCGGAGAAGGATGGAGATCTGCGGGGCCTCATCGGCACCTACTTCCAGGCCTTCCACTTCGGCGCGCACCCGTATGGGCGGCCCCTGGGGGGCAGTGAGTCGTCCCTGGCTCCGCTCCAGCGCGAGGACGTGCTGGCCTATGCCCGGGCGCACCTGGGCGGCGATCGGCTCATCCTCTCCGTGGTGGGGGACTTCGACGCGAAGCAGCTCGCGTCGCGGCTCGAGAAGGCGTTGGGGGGCTGGGCCCGCGCGGCCTCTCCGGCTCCCGTGGCGCCTCCCACCCAGCCCCTGAAGGGGCGGCGCGTGCTGCTGGTGGACAAGCCCGACGCCACGCAGACGTACTTCTGGGTGGGCAACACCGGCATCTCGCGCACGGATCCCTCGCTCGTGGACGTGACCCTGGCCAACACGGCGCTCGGGGGCCGTTTCACCTCGCTGCTCAACACCGCGCTGCGAATCAAATCCGGCCTCACCTACGGCGCGGGCTCCGCGGTGGTCACCGCCACGCAGCCGGGCGTCTTCGCCGTGTCCTCGTACACGAAGACGGAGTCCACCGCCCAGGCCCTGGATCTCCTCCTGGAGGTGCTCACCGGCTACCGCCAGCGGGGCATGGACGCGGCCACGCTCGCCTCCACCCAGGAGTACATGCTGGGCCAGTTCCCGCCCACCCTGGAGACGAGCCTGCAACTGGCCACGAAGTTCTCCGAGCTCGCCTTCTACGGCCTGGACGCGCGGGACGTGGACGACTTCGCCACCCGGGTGTCCAGCGCGGAGCCGACGCGCGTGCTCGCCGCGCTCCAGCGGGTGGTACCCGCCTCGGAGGATCTCACCCTGGTGCTCATCGGCAAGGCCGCGGACATCCGCGAGACGGCGCGCAAGTACGGCCCCGTCACCGAGATGCGCCTGAGCGATCCCTTCTTCGCTCCTCGCCAGGCGGCGGGCCGCTGA
- the mhpA gene encoding bifunctional 3-(3-hydroxy-phenyl)propionate/3-hydroxycinnamic acid hydroxylase MhpA, which produces MMPSVQETDVLISGCGPVGALTANLLGLHGIRTLVLDRELAHHGQPRAITCDDEALRIYQSAGFAEVMDAHMYTCPEVELVGASGELFARLGIQETDFGNGYPALRFFSQPYVERVLRQGVARFPHVELRLGQQVEAYTQDAQGLTVTVRDVRHGTEHTVRARYLLACDGGRSTLRRLAGIDMVGSTYDEGMVAVSLLLPEEPPAVCRMVCDPHRHVFVTRCAGNELRVEYMIREDEKAEDMIRPERIREFISPYVDPDRVTVLRAAPYIFNRRVASRWRDGRMFLLGDAAHLMPPVLGQGLCSGLRDAANLSWKLAAVLHGQADESLLDTYELERRPHAEAMLQASVNMGRLVLTGSRPLAFLRDRVFQAIDRIPRVQRFIRNLEFKPRPLIPRGFILGESRGHRNAPEGTYFPQPWVEGPGGRVLLDELLGPGFAVLVHPDTQEASVRAAQVLADSLGARCLRFRAPRSSKARPGEVVDSDGALEAWFQQHQVEIAVLRPDRYLFGAVRGTHLAWLASALRRRVHGPLRFVEPLPAPLSGASSSAV; this is translated from the coding sequence ATGATGCCATCGGTACAAGAAACAGACGTGCTCATCTCCGGCTGCGGTCCGGTGGGCGCCCTGACGGCCAACCTCCTGGGACTGCATGGGATCCGCACGCTCGTGCTCGATCGCGAGCTCGCCCACCATGGCCAGCCCCGCGCCATCACCTGTGACGACGAGGCCCTGCGCATCTACCAGTCCGCCGGCTTCGCCGAGGTCATGGATGCCCACATGTACACCTGCCCCGAGGTGGAACTCGTGGGGGCCTCGGGCGAGCTCTTCGCCCGGCTCGGCATCCAGGAGACGGACTTCGGCAACGGCTACCCGGCCCTGCGCTTCTTCAGCCAGCCCTATGTCGAGCGCGTGCTGCGTCAGGGCGTGGCGCGCTTCCCCCACGTGGAGCTGCGGCTCGGCCAGCAGGTGGAAGCCTACACCCAGGACGCTCAAGGTCTCACGGTCACCGTCCGGGATGTGCGCCACGGCACCGAGCACACCGTGCGTGCCCGCTACCTCCTCGCGTGTGACGGGGGGCGCAGCACCCTGCGACGTCTGGCCGGCATCGACATGGTGGGTTCCACCTATGACGAGGGCATGGTGGCCGTCTCCCTCCTGCTGCCCGAGGAGCCCCCGGCCGTGTGCCGCATGGTGTGCGACCCCCACCGCCATGTCTTCGTCACCCGGTGCGCCGGCAACGAGCTGCGCGTGGAGTACATGATCCGCGAGGACGAGAAGGCCGAGGACATGATCCGGCCCGAGCGCATCCGCGAGTTCATCTCCCCGTACGTGGATCCGGATCGCGTCACCGTCCTGCGCGCCGCCCCCTACATCTTCAACCGCCGCGTGGCCTCGCGCTGGCGTGACGGCCGGATGTTCCTGCTCGGCGATGCCGCCCACCTCATGCCGCCCGTGCTCGGCCAGGGGTTGTGCTCCGGCCTGCGCGATGCCGCCAACCTCTCCTGGAAGCTCGCCGCCGTCCTCCACGGCCAGGCCGACGAGTCGCTCCTGGACACCTATGAGCTGGAGCGCCGCCCCCACGCCGAGGCCATGCTCCAGGCCAGCGTGAACATGGGCCGGCTCGTGCTCACCGGCAGCCGTCCGCTCGCCTTCCTGCGCGATCGGGTCTTCCAGGCGATCGACCGCATCCCGCGCGTCCAACGCTTCATCCGCAACCTCGAGTTCAAGCCCCGGCCCCTCATCCCCCGGGGCTTCATCCTGGGCGAGTCCCGGGGCCATCGGAACGCGCCCGAGGGGACGTACTTTCCCCAGCCCTGGGTGGAGGGCCCCGGTGGCCGGGTGCTGCTCGATGAGCTGCTCGGCCCGGGCTTCGCGGTGCTCGTCCACCCGGACACCCAGGAGGCCTCGGTGCGAGCCGCGCAGGTGCTCGCCGACAGCCTGGGCGCCCGGTGTCTGCGCTTCCGCGCGCCGCGCTCCAGCAAGGCCCGGCCGGGCGAGGTGGTGGACAGCGACGGCGCGCTCGAGGCGTGGTTCCAGCAGCACCAGGTGGAGATCGCCGTGCTGCGCCCCGACCGCTACCTCTTCGGCGCGGTCCGGGGCACGCACCTGGCCTGGTTGGCCTCGGCCCTGCGCCGACGGGTGCATGGGCCGTTGCGTTTCGTGGAGCCCCTGCCCGCGCCCCTGTCGGGAGCCAGCTCCTCGGCGGTGTGA
- a CDS encoding M16 family metallopeptidase, translated as MLRQKLYITGLVLLAGTSACAQGRAAAAGTAATTPAAKVGARIQERTLKNGLKVIVWPVPANPSVSLYNWFRVGSRNERPGITGLSHFFEHMMFNGAKKYGPGEFDRVMEAHGGRNNAYTSEDVTVYQDWFPRSALETIFDLEADRLSSLSIDPKVVESERGVVYSERRSSVDNDNSGLLMEQVQATAFVAHPYQIPVIGWPSDIEGWTQGDLERYFRTYYAPNNATLLVVGAVTPADIFALAEKYLEPIPAQPAPEPVHTVEPVQQGERRVVVRKLAQAPLVHMAFHGLRGRDADAPALDLLVRILTEGDSSRLHRRLVEEERVAIRVQGSRGAGFDPSLTWVFVDLPPGGDPARVEALLDEELARVGTTQVTDAELRKAKNIAVADFWRYLETNSGRAQALGTYEVFHGDWKELFRAPERYEAVTREQVRQVAAKVFGRDNRTVGVLVPETASSEAEQKQEAAR; from the coding sequence ATGCTCAGACAGAAGTTGTACATCACGGGGTTGGTCCTGCTCGCCGGGACGTCGGCGTGTGCGCAGGGGCGGGCCGCGGCGGCAGGGACGGCGGCCACCACCCCCGCGGCGAAGGTGGGGGCGCGAATCCAGGAGCGGACGCTGAAGAATGGCCTGAAGGTCATCGTCTGGCCCGTGCCCGCCAATCCCAGTGTCTCGCTCTACAACTGGTTCCGTGTGGGCAGCCGCAACGAGCGGCCCGGCATCACCGGCCTGTCCCATTTCTTCGAGCACATGATGTTCAACGGCGCGAAGAAGTACGGGCCCGGTGAGTTCGATCGGGTCATGGAGGCGCATGGCGGCCGCAACAACGCCTACACCTCCGAGGACGTCACCGTGTACCAGGACTGGTTTCCGCGCTCGGCGCTGGAGACCATCTTCGATCTGGAGGCGGACCGGCTCTCGAGTCTGTCGATCGATCCCAAGGTGGTGGAGAGCGAGCGGGGCGTCGTCTACTCCGAGCGGCGCTCCAGCGTGGACAACGACAACTCTGGTCTGCTCATGGAGCAGGTGCAGGCCACCGCCTTCGTGGCGCACCCCTACCAGATTCCCGTCATCGGCTGGCCCTCGGACATCGAGGGGTGGACGCAGGGCGACCTGGAGCGCTACTTCCGCACCTACTACGCGCCCAACAACGCCACCCTGCTCGTCGTGGGCGCGGTGACGCCCGCGGACATCTTCGCCCTGGCGGAGAAGTACCTCGAGCCCATCCCCGCCCAGCCCGCGCCCGAGCCCGTGCACACCGTGGAGCCCGTGCAGCAGGGCGAGCGCCGGGTGGTGGTGCGCAAGCTCGCGCAAGCGCCCCTCGTGCACATGGCCTTCCACGGTCTGCGCGGCCGTGACGCGGATGCCCCCGCGTTGGATCTCCTGGTGCGCATCCTCACCGAGGGGGATTCCTCGCGGTTGCACCGGCGGCTGGTGGAGGAGGAGCGGGTGGCCATCCGCGTGCAGGGCTCCCGGGGCGCGGGGTTCGACCCGTCGTTGACCTGGGTGTTCGTGGACTTGCCCCCGGGTGGAGATCCGGCCCGGGTGGAGGCGCTGCTCGACGAGGAGCTCGCCCGGGTGGGCACCACGCAGGTCACCGACGCGGAGCTGCGCAAGGCCAAGAACATCGCCGTGGCGGACTTCTGGCGCTACCTGGAGACCAACAGCGGCCGGGCCCAGGCGCTGGGCACCTACGAGGTGTTCCACGGCGATTGGAAGGAGCTGTTCCGCGCGCCCGAGCGCTACGAGGCGGTGACGCGCGAGCAGGTGCGGCAGGTGGCCGCCAAGGTGTTCGGCCGGGACAACCGCACGGTGGGCGTGCTGGTGCCCGAGACGGCCTCGAGCGAGGCGGAGCAGAAGCAGGAGGCGGCGCGATGA
- a CDS encoding Imm52 family immunity protein: MYERFYAGAYWGPRKETALECARRADLFFHMLARCDPTFTQWYRGGGGAPRTLPGHPVRMDVQEWEQLFLRGMLRTDVGKEVIKEFGFREYVWNAKNKERTRIEMRCGAYSSGAVNSCLFRPPEVSPLRERILCAPLLAEVLTSVATAWDPDFAMVSSSEMVDLVQKRRGEVRLGWLTYLSRRLGTVPPLPAPVRIEPVGTLGWLLVLSPEPMSASNPEHVAFTSRVRELLDRAGLIRRPDPVTGEE, encoded by the coding sequence ATGTACGAGCGGTTCTACGCAGGGGCGTATTGGGGACCTCGGAAGGAGACGGCGCTGGAGTGTGCCCGGCGTGCGGACCTCTTCTTTCACATGCTGGCGCGGTGTGATCCGACGTTCACCCAGTGGTACAGAGGGGGAGGGGGCGCCCCTCGCACGCTTCCTGGCCACCCTGTCCGAATGGATGTGCAGGAGTGGGAGCAACTATTCCTGCGCGGAATGCTCCGCACGGACGTTGGCAAGGAGGTCATCAAGGAGTTTGGCTTCAGGGAGTACGTCTGGAACGCGAAGAACAAGGAGCGAACCCGCATTGAAATGCGTTGTGGTGCTTACTCCTCAGGAGCGGTGAATTCGTGCTTGTTCAGACCGCCAGAGGTGAGCCCACTGCGCGAGCGGATCCTGTGTGCCCCACTGCTGGCCGAGGTGCTCACCAGCGTGGCCACCGCGTGGGACCCTGACTTCGCCATGGTCAGCTCTTCGGAGATGGTGGACCTTGTCCAGAAGCGCAGAGGTGAAGTGCGGTTGGGCTGGTTGACGTATCTGTCGCGCCGGCTGGGCACGGTGCCGCCACTGCCCGCCCCCGTGCGCATCGAGCCGGTGGGGACTCTCGGCTGGCTCCTCGTCCTGTCCCCCGAGCCCATGAGCGCGAGCAACCCCGAGCACGTCGCCTTCACCTCTCGTGTTCGCGAACTGCTCGACCGCGCCGGTCTCATCCGACGTCCGGACCCCGTGACCGGTGAGGAATGA
- a CDS encoding fibronectin type III domain-containing protein, giving the protein MSVHPWKAPRWLRVLPCLALATSACQPDGSAEAEGTSTALAALESCTGVSEWNASTIYPPGSRVVYKANLYEALVSIWSADPVLGTASGWYKLIGPCTTSGGDTLPPTQVTGLKATSTTSTQISLAWNAASDNVGVTGYLVFRNGTQVGTATSTSYTDGGLSPSTQYSYTVKAKDNAGNLSTVSSTLVASTAPGTTEPPPPTGSWHPSYLALGTVYEPFTGTDRFFTKVNPLFPAGKRLDYGYLYLNGGSQISEWHDRAVRLANKSKEQGMTPIYVVYGIGGNTDSPAAVWGNLQSAAFLTTYFKGLRDVGQTATGIIGTGRIGYVIEPDTLGYIQQQYGPQYGNDPAQMPAATYAVYDSGVLQRGVDPTFPNTLTGLVQSINYTLRKYTPKAFLGWQLNLWAAPGAPSTGIVHATEVYGLEAGKTRIQENARANAGFALKAGVKYGNAEFISIDKYGLDGAGAAGANPNDPATSLWFWNADLWNNYLLFVRTLKETLSLPVVLWQVPAGHINGTLQSSPTAYNASGTFPLLSNAVQQYEESAAPYFFGDRITLSGNRLAWFSKNLWGDPKVSVSGSTVTWGSHIPEAANAGVVAILMGAGVGVSTRAIPQPGSYPEDQPTEGYYWISRVQDYYRAPVTLP; this is encoded by the coding sequence ATGTCCGTCCACCCGTGGAAGGCCCCGCGATGGCTGCGAGTGCTACCTTGTCTCGCCCTGGCGACCTCCGCCTGCCAACCGGATGGGAGCGCCGAAGCGGAGGGCACCAGCACGGCCCTCGCGGCCCTGGAGAGCTGCACTGGCGTGTCCGAGTGGAATGCCAGCACCATCTATCCGCCGGGCAGCCGGGTCGTTTACAAGGCCAACCTGTACGAGGCCCTCGTCTCCATCTGGTCCGCGGACCCCGTCCTCGGCACCGCGAGCGGTTGGTACAAGCTCATCGGCCCGTGCACCACCAGCGGCGGTGACACCCTTCCGCCCACCCAGGTGACGGGCTTGAAGGCCACGAGCACGACCAGCACCCAGATCTCCCTCGCCTGGAACGCGGCGTCCGACAACGTCGGGGTCACCGGCTACCTCGTGTTCCGCAATGGCACCCAGGTCGGTACGGCGACCAGCACCTCCTATACGGACGGCGGCCTCTCCCCGTCGACGCAGTACAGCTACACCGTCAAGGCCAAGGACAACGCGGGCAACCTGTCCACGGTGAGCAGCACGCTCGTGGCCAGCACCGCGCCCGGGACGACGGAGCCCCCGCCTCCCACTGGCTCATGGCACCCGAGCTATCTGGCGCTCGGCACCGTCTACGAGCCCTTCACGGGCACCGACCGGTTCTTCACCAAGGTCAATCCGCTCTTCCCCGCCGGCAAGCGCCTCGACTACGGCTACCTGTACCTCAACGGTGGCTCGCAGATCTCCGAGTGGCATGACCGCGCCGTGCGCCTTGCGAACAAGAGCAAGGAACAGGGCATGACGCCCATCTACGTGGTGTATGGGATTGGTGGAAACACCGACAGCCCCGCGGCCGTCTGGGGCAACCTGCAGAGCGCCGCCTTCCTCACGACGTACTTCAAGGGTCTGCGTGACGTGGGCCAGACCGCGACGGGCATCATCGGAACGGGCCGCATCGGCTACGTCATCGAGCCCGATACCCTCGGCTACATCCAGCAGCAGTACGGGCCGCAATATGGCAATGACCCCGCGCAGATGCCCGCGGCGACCTACGCCGTGTACGACTCGGGCGTGCTCCAGCGGGGCGTGGATCCCACCTTCCCCAACACCCTGACCGGCCTCGTCCAGAGCATCAACTACACCCTGCGCAAGTACACCCCCAAGGCCTTCCTCGGCTGGCAGCTCAACCTCTGGGCCGCTCCCGGCGCTCCGAGCACCGGCATCGTTCACGCGACCGAGGTGTATGGGCTCGAGGCGGGCAAGACGCGCATCCAGGAGAACGCGCGCGCCAACGCGGGCTTCGCCCTGAAGGCGGGCGTGAAGTACGGAAACGCCGAGTTCATCTCCATCGACAAGTATGGCCTGGATGGGGCCGGGGCGGCGGGCGCCAATCCCAATGATCCGGCGACCTCACTGTGGTTCTGGAACGCGGACCTCTGGAACAACTACCTCCTGTTCGTGCGGACCCTGAAGGAGACCCTGTCCCTGCCCGTGGTGCTCTGGCAGGTGCCCGCCGGACACATCAACGGCACCCTGCAGAGCAGCCCCACCGCGTACAACGCCTCGGGCACGTTCCCGCTCCTGTCCAACGCCGTGCAGCAGTATGAGGAGTCCGCCGCTCCCTATTTCTTCGGAGATCGGATCACGCTCTCGGGCAACCGGCTGGCCTGGTTCTCCAAGAACCTGTGGGGCGATCCCAAGGTCTCGGTGAGCGGCAGCACGGTGACGTGGGGCTCGCACATTCCCGAGGCGGCCAACGCGGGAGTCGTCGCCATCCTCATGGGCGCCGGAGTCGGAGTGAGCACGCGCGCCATTCCCCAGCCGGGGAGCTACCCGGAGGATCAGCCCACCGAGGGCTACTACTGGATCAGCCGCGTCCAGGACTACTACCGCGCTCCGGTCACCCTGCCCTAG